The Erigeron canadensis isolate Cc75 chromosome 1, C_canadensis_v1, whole genome shotgun sequence genome segment TTACCGCTTGGGGATGGTTGAAGAAAGTTTATGCATATTTCACGATCACCATCCCCGTTGTGCAAGTATAGGCCAACCGCGTGCTAGTCCCAAATGGGTAATGAAAAACTACGATAGTAGGTGGTGGGAACTGCTTTCGCATCAAGATCAGTGGGATAATGACTTCACACTCCGGTTAAAAAATCTGATATATTACAATAGAGTCAAGAAATCCTTCTTTCATGAAGGTAAACAATGTATTCTCAATACTTTGGATTATATTAGTGCCCCTATATACGTAGAGAGCCTTGTATCTCCTCAAGTTAATGAAAGACCAAAGAATCCTGTATCTCGGCATGTTAGTGGGGGACGGAAAAGAAAGAGGAATACAAAGATTGGATTTTAGACAGACTTGCAACATATATGTTGCCGTATATCTTGATTTCTTGACTATTGATGTGAGCTCATTTGATAGCATGTTCCAGTTATCATCTTCGTATATATGGCATAATTGTTGTCAATATAGGCTTTAATCATGAACTCGATATAAGGGGCCATTAATTTCAACGATTGAGTtattatgcacgttaaatgaaGCGTtaagggctttgtttagcattttttctattatatataatatacaatcaTGCACGTCATGATGATCCTACAATTATGCGGACATATATTGTGAGTTAGTATGATAAACATTAAACTATCATCGATCAGTTGATAGTTTTGAATGCATCTAAAAGCGTTTATCAAGTTCTTTTTGCAGTTCTTCTATGATCTTGTCCTTTTCGGATACAGTCCTTGTGAGTTTTTCGTTTTCTTCATGAAGCAACTCTAGCTGACACAATATATTTGTTATCTGCACTTCAATAGCTTCATCACTCAGCTCAAAAACGCTTTCCACAACTCTCAATACCCGCCACAAGCTCACCACAACAATTAACCCGACCCCTACACGTTCCAGCAAAATTTCTGACAACAATGCCCCAATTAAAACCACACCATCGGCTACTAACCCCGGGCGTTTGAAAAACGAACTTCCACACCCTACTACTAATGCCACACTCTTGGTAGCAAGAATTATCAAGATTCCAATTCCTACCCAGTGATACCAAAAATCTACTTTCTTGTTAATCTTCGTGCTTGTGGGGCAAGAAACCAGAGTTTTCGAGAGTTCAAGAACTACCATAATAAGATCAACTAGAAGCAATATGATGGCGATAATATGAACGGGGGTTGATTCTAGG includes the following:
- the LOC122596877 gene encoding voltage-gated hydrogen channel 1, which produces MDLSEIRPHDKPQSPSASMISAELIQVSIENLVKSYKTRQKWGFFSGSTKQSSNKKPPWRIHLTSFLESTPVHIIAIILLLVDLIMVVLELSKTLVSCPTSTKINKKVDFWYHWVGIGILIILATKSVALVVGCGSSFFKRPGLVADGVVLIGALLSEILLERVGVGLIVVVSLWRVLRVVESVFELSDEAIEVQITNILCQLELLHEENEKLTRTVSEKDKIIEELQKELDKRF